Proteins encoded in a region of the Coffea eugenioides isolate CCC68of chromosome 4, Ceug_1.0, whole genome shotgun sequence genome:
- the LOC113768605 gene encoding COBRA-like protein 1 — translation MTWNADGYVAVVTIFNFYKYRHIESPGWQLGWTWAKKEVIWNMMGGQATEQGDCSRFKGTIIPHCCKRKPTIVDLMPGTPYNQQVANCCRGGVISSWVQDPANAVSSFQLTVNQAGTNNTTARAPQNFTLNTPGPGYTCGPARTVNPSKFVSEDKRRVTQALMTWNITCMYSQFLAQKTPTCCVSLSSFYSKSIVSCPTCACGCQNSITQPGICVESESPNVPSALSRSGKNSHAPLVQCTRHMCPIRVHWHIKVNYKEYWRVKVTVTNFNYRMNYSQWNLVVQHPNFEHLTRTFSFNYQPLTPYASINDTAMFWGTKFYNDLLMHAGPSGNIQSELIFWKEKSTFSFEKGWGFPQRIYFNGDNCVMPPPDLYPNLPNASVPRVTSLLCLLTMILVSLVIVLGYV, via the exons ATGACCTGGAATGCTGATGGATATGTT GCTGTTGTTACAATCTTTAATTTCTACAAATACCGACATATTGAATCCCCGGGTTGGCAATTGGGTTGGACATGGGCCAAAAAAGAAGTAATCTGGAATATGATGGGGGGTCAGGCAACAGAGCAAGGAGATTGTTCAAGATTCAAAGGAACCATCATCCCTCATTGTTGCAAGAGAAAGCCGACAATTGTTGATTTGATGCCAGGAACTCCTTACAATCAGCAGGTTGCAAATTGCTGCAGGGGTGGAGTTATAAGCTCTTGGGTCCAAGATCCAGCAAATGCTGTGAGTTCTTTCCAACTTACGGTTAATCAAGCGGGAACTAACAATACAACTGCCAGAGCACCACAAAACTTCACACTGAATACACCGGGGCCTGGATATACCTGTGGGCCTGCTAGGACAGTAAACCCAAGCAAATTTGTTTCAGAAGACAAGAGAAGGGTTACCCAAGCTTTGA TGACATGGAACATTACCTGCATGTATTCACAATTTTTGGCCCAGAAGACACCTACCTGTTGTGTCTCACTCTCATCCTTTTATAGCAAATCCATTGTGAGCTGTCCAACTTGCGCTTGTGGCTGCCAAAACAGCATTACCCAACCAGGGATCTGTGTAGA GTCCGAATCTCCAAATGTACCTTCTGCTCTTTCAAGATCAGGCAAAAATAGTCATGCACCATTGGTTCAATGTACGCGCCATATGTGTCCTATCCGAGTACATTGGCATATTAAAGTTAACTACAAAGAGTACTGGCGAGTCAAGGTCACGGTCACAAATTTTAACTATAGAATGAATTATTCTCAGTGGAATCTTGTTGTTCAGCATCCAAACTTCGAGCATCTTACCCGGACTTTCAGCTTTAATTATCAACCGTTGACACCTTATGCTTCCATAA ATGACACTGCAATGTTCTGGGGAACTAAATTCTACAATGATTTGCTCATGCATGCCGGTCCTTCTGGAAACATTCAATCAGAACTTATATTCTGGAAGGAGAAATCAACATTCAGCTTTGAAAAAGGTTGGGGTTTCCCCCAAAGAATTTACTTCAATGGTGACAATTGTGTTATGCCACCTCCAGATTTATACCCAAATCTGCCAAATGCTAGTGTCCCTAGAGTTACATCTCTACTTTGTCTCTTAACAATGATACTGGTGTCTTTGGTGATTGTATTGGGCTATGTCTAG
- the LOC113767462 gene encoding COBRA-like protein 4, which yields MGFTTSANKREGTPVKANDLQLLQCFSILKIKLQLWAILLLMALSQSEAFDPLDPFGNITIKWDVVSWTADGYVASVIMNNYQMYRHINTPGWTLGWNWAKKEVIWSIVGAQATEQGDCSKFKGNVPHCCKKNPIIVDLLPGVPYNQQYANCCKGGVVASWGQDPSAAVSAFQVSVGVAGTSNKTLKLPKDFVLMGPGPGYTCGPAEVVPSTVFFTPDHRRKTQALMTWTVTCTYSQILSSKYPICCVSFSSFYNETMTPCPSCACGCHNKKDCIMSDSKRLTTLGINTPKKDNTPLLQCTHHMCPIRVHWHVKINYRDYWRVKIAVTNFNYRMNYTQWTLVAQHPNLNNVTQVFSFDYKPLVPYQAINDTAMFYGMKFYNDLLMEAGPLGNVQSEVLLRKDKTTFTLKQGWGFPRKIYFNGDECKLPPPDSYPFLPNSAHEIPSFYSTMVAIILSLLINIMM from the exons ATGGGATTCACAACATCTGCCAACAAAAGAGAGGGAACTCCTGTTAAAGCTAACGATCTCCAACTGCTTCAATGCTTCTCAATTCTGAAAATTAAGCTCCAATTATGGGCTATCCTGTTACTAATGGCCTTGTCTCAATCAG AGGCATTTGATCCACTGGATCCATTTGGAAATATTACAATCAAGTGGGATGTAGTATCATGGACAGCAGATGGATATGTG GCCTCGGTAATTATGAACAACTATCAAATGTATCGGCACATCAATACTCCTGGTTGGACCTTGGGTTGGAACTGGGCAAAGAAAGAAGTGATTTGGTCCATCGTTGGGGCACAGGCAACTGAGCAAGGTGATTGTTCAAAGTTCAAAGGAAACGTACCTCATTGTTGCAAGAAAAATCCCATAATTGTGGACTTGCTTCCTGGAGTCCCTTACAACCAGCAGTATGCCAATTGCTGCAAGGGCGGTGTGGTGGCATCCTGGGGCCAGGATCCTTCAGCAGCAGTCTCTGCCTTTCAGGTAAGTGTTGGTGTTGCTGGGACTTCCAATAAAACCTTAAAGCTTCCCAAGGACTTCGTGCTTATGGGCCCGGGACCAGGGTACACTTGTGGCCCTGCAGAGGTCGTTCCATCGACAGTTTTTTTCACACCAGATCACAGGAGAAAGACACAAGCATTGA TGACTTGGACTGTCACATGCACCTATTCCCAGATTCTGTCGTCAAAGTACCCAATTTGTTGCGTATCCTTCTCATCTTTCTACAATGAAACCATGACTCCTTGCCCATCTTGTGCTTGTGGTTGTCATAACAAAAAAGATTGTATCAT GAGTGACTCGAAGAGACTGACCACATTGGGAATAAATACTCCAAAAAAGGACAATACACCGCTACTACAGTGCACTCACCATATGTGCCCAATACGTGTTCATTGGCATGTGAAGATCAACTACAGGGACTATTGGCGTGTTAAGATTGCTGTTACTAATTTCAATTACAGAATGAACTACACACAATGGACACTTGTTGCACAACATCCCAACCTCAACAACGTCACTCAagttttcagctttgattacaAGCCTCTTGTTCCATATCAAGCCATAA ATGATACCGCCATGTTTTATGGCATGAAATTCTACAATGACCTCTTGATGGAAGCTGGGCCACTTGGAAATGTTCAGTCTGAGGTACTCTTAAGGAAGGATAAGACTACCTTTACTCTCAAGCAGGGATGGGGATTTCCGAGGAAGATCTATTTCAATGGAGATGAATGCAAGCTCCCACCTCCGGATTCATACCCCTTTCTACCCAACTCTGCCCATGAAATCCCATCATTCTATTCAACCATGGTAGCTATCATCCTCTCCTTACTAATCAACATAATGATGTAG